The following are from one region of the Salvia hispanica cultivar TCC Black 2014 chromosome 1, UniMelb_Shisp_WGS_1.0, whole genome shotgun sequence genome:
- the LOC125198046 gene encoding uncharacterized protein LOC125198046: MLSANHNLIVGAQASTVRKRYCERQREIGAERLINDYFSPNPTYGPEVFRRRFRMHKSVFLRIVEAVTANDEYFQERRDATGRQSLSSLHKCTGAMRVLAYGTSSDVVDEYLWMSSTVTRDSLIHFVEGVISCFGATYLRRPTEQDLARLLYVADQRGFPGMIGSIDYMHWEWKNCPNAWAGQYTGRSSCNDINVLYRSPVFDDVLEGRAPSVNYVVNGHQYNRAYYLTDGIYPAWAAFVKSIASPQIQKHKLFAQFQESIRKDVERAFGVLQARFAFLRRPCLVWDKMLMGKIMIACIIMHNMIVEDERDTYQNYYDPTEFFEDTPTRAQEGNAEAFCYSTQRIGSLCSYITNRDQLRNREAHITLRDDLIEHIWDKFGTNS; encoded by the exons ATGTTATCCGCCAATCACAATCTAATTGTGGGGGCTCAAGCTTCTACAGTTAGAAAAAGGTATTGTGAAAGGCAACGCGAGATTGGTGCTGAGCGTTTGATCAATGACTACTTTAGTCCCAACCCGACATATGGGCCAGAGGTCTTCCGACGCCGATTTCGCATGCACAAATCTGTATTCCTTCGGATAGTCGAAGCTGTTACTGCTAATGATGAGTATTTTCAAGAGAGACGCGATGCTACAGGGAGACAAAGTTTGTCATCGTTACATAAATGTACCGGAGCTATGCGGGTGCTGGCGTATGGGACATCATCCGATGTCGTTGATGAATATTTGTGGATGAGTTCAACGGTGACGAGAGATTCTCTAATACATTTCGTTGAAGGTGTTATCTCATGTTTTGGTGCCACATATCTTAGAAGACCTACTGAACAAGATCTCGCTAGACTTCTATATGTAGCAGATCAACGTGGGTTTCCAGGCATGATTGGGAGTATAGACTATATGCATTGggaatggaagaattgtcctAACGCATGGGCTGGACAATATACAGGGAGAA GTTCGTGCAATGATATTAATGTACTCTATAGGTCTCCTGTTTTTGATGATGTCTTAGAAGGTCGAGCACCATCTGTTAATTACGTAGTAAATGGTCATCAGTATAATAGGGCATATTATCTTACTGATGGCATATACCCTGCATGGGCTGCATTTGTGAAGTCAATTGCTTCTCCACAAATTCAAAAGCATAAGTTGTTTGCTCAATTCCAAGAGTCTATCAGAAAAGATGTTGAGCGAGCATTTGGAGTCCTACAAGCGCGTTTCGCATTTTTGCGAAGGCCATGCCTTGTCTGGGACAAGATGTTGATGGGAAAAATTATGATTGCTTGTATAATCATGCATAATATGATAGTAGAAGATGAACGTGatacatatcaaaattattatgatCCTACTGAGTTTTTTGAAGATACACCTACAAGAGCACAAGAAGGAAATGCTGAAGCTTTTTGCTACTCTACTCAACGGATTGGGAGTTTGTGTTCTTATATAACAAATCGAGACCAACTCCGCAATAGAGAAGCTCATATTACCCTTCGAGATGATTTGATTGAGCACATTTGGGATAAATTTGGCACAAATAGTTGA
- the LOC125223266 gene encoding chloroplast stem-loop binding protein of 41 kDa a, chloroplastic has product MATAVASTSSSLLSSSLSSPPSSSSLSPLIRLSLSSSPRHSLSSSLSISPSFLPLTSKSPKTAASSLSFTIKAEKKNVLIVNTNSGGHAVIGFYFAKELLASGHSVTVLTVGEEASDKMKKPPFNRFSEIVSGGGKTVWGEPADIGKVLEGAAFDVVLDNNGKDLDAVRPVIDWSKSIGVKQFLFISSAGIYKQTDEPPHIEGDAVKGDAGHVGVEKYLSDTFDNWSSFRPQYMIGSGNNKDCEEWFFDRIVRGRPVLIPGSGMQLSNISHVRDLSSMLTAAVEKPDAAKGNIFNCVSDRAVTLDGMAKLCAKAAGLPVEIVHYDPKAVGVDAKKAFPFRNMHFYAEPRAAKAILGWSGTSNLPEDLKERYEEYVKIGRDKKEIKFELDDKILAALKVPVTV; this is encoded by the exons ATGGCTACTGCAGTAGCTTCAACCTCATCTTCTCTcctctcctcctctctctcatctccaccttcatcttcctctctctcacCTCTCATCCGTCTCTCCCTCTCATCCAGTCCACGTCACTCTCTCTCATCATCCCTCTCCATTTCTCCATCTTTCCTTCCACTTACCTCAAAATCTCCCAAAACAGCTGCTTCTTCATTATCATTCACCATCAAGGCAGAGAAGAAGAATGTGCTCATCGTCAACACCAACAGTGGCGGCCATGCAGTCATCGGCTTCTACTTCGCCAAGGAGCTTCTTGCTTCCGGGCACAGTGTCACGGTCCTGACTGTGGGTGAGGAGGCCTCTGACAAGATGAAGAAGCCGCCGTTCAATAGATTCTCA GAGATTGTGAGTGGTGGTGGCAAGACAGTGTGGGGGGAACCGGCAGACATCGGGAAGGTTCTAGAAGGCGCTGCATTTGACGTGGTTTTGGATAACAATGGCAAGGATTTGGATGCAGTGAG GCCTGTAATAGATTGGAGCAAGAGCATTGGGGTAAAGCAATTCCTGTTTATTAGCAGTGCTGGGATTTACAAGCAAACAGATGAACCTCCTCATATTGAAGGG GATGCTGTGAAAGGTGATGCTGGTCATGTTGGAGTTGAGAAATACCTCTCAGACACTTTCGATAACTGGTCATCGTTCCGCCCACAGTACATGATTGGCTCTGGAAACAACAAGGATTGCGAGGAATGGTTCTTCGACC GCATTGTTAGAGGCAGACCTGTCCTGATCCCTGGCTCTGGGATGCAGTTGAGCAATATCTCTCACGTGAGAGACCTGTCATCTATGCTCACTGCGGCAGTTGAAAAGCCGGATGCTGCAAAGGGTAACATCTTCAACTGTGTGAGTGACCGCGCCGTGACACTTGATGGAATGGCAAAGCTATGCGCTAAAGCTGCAGGACTACCCGTGGAGATAGTGCATTATGATCCAAAAGCAGTGGGTGTTGATGCAAAGAAAGCGTTTCCATTCCGCAACATG CATTTCTACGCGGAGCCACGAGCTGCAAAGGCGATTCTTGGATGGAGTGGCACATCAAACCTTCCAGAGGACTTGAAGGAGCGATACGAAGAGTATGTTAAGATTGGAAGAGACAAGAAAGAGATTAAATTTGAGTTAGATGACAAGATTCTAGCAGCACTCAAAGTACCTGTCACAGTATGA
- the LOC125223255 gene encoding RAN GTPase-activating protein 1, whose protein sequence is MEFPTLSVKMWPISQGTRLKLVERMAKNLVTPSIWSRKYGLLSQEEAEEDAKRIETAAFATANQHFTQEPDGDGSSAVQLYAKESSRLMIDVIKRGPVAKADAELGILAKIKECDGTTFDISGDPRKVIDGEEAEILLKLLTEPGRRYTKICFSNTSFGREAALIAQPILSSMKDHLIEVDLSDIVAGRPEEEALEVMEMFSSALEGSKLRSLNLSYNALGEKGIRAFGALLKSQHDLEELYLINDGISEEAAMAVHELLPSTDKLKVLHFHNNMTGDEGAIAIAKIVSKSPLLEDFRCSSTRVESEGGIALSTALGSCTHLKKLDLRDNMFGVDAGLALSKVLSEFSNLSEIYLSYLNLEDEGSIAIWDALKESAPSLEVLDMAGNEITARAAPVLASFIASKQFLTKLNLAENELKDEGAILIAKALEEGHGQLCEVDMNTNMIRRAGARCLALAVVSKPSLKLLNINGNYISDEGVDEVKDTFKNCPTVLGPLDENDPDGEDYDKEEEQDGDIEHDLESKLKGLEIKHED, encoded by the coding sequence ATGGAATTTCCCACATTGTCTGTCAAAATGTGGCCCATAAGCCAAGGTACAAGACTGAAACTTGTTGAGCGAATGGCAAAGAATCTTGTGACTCCCTCCATTTGGTCTAGAAAGTATGGTCTTCTGAGTCAAGAAGAAGCTGAAGAGGATGCCAAGCGAATAGAGACTGCAGCTTTTGCTACAGCAAACCAACATTTCACGCAGGAACCGGATGGAGATGGAAGTTCAGCAGTGCAGCTGTATGCCAAGGAATCCAGTCGCCTCATGATTGATGTTATTAAACGTGGACCGGTTGCGAAAGCAGATGCGGAGCTTGGTATATTGgccaaaataaaagaatgtgATGGGACTACTTTTGATATATCAGGAGATCCAAGAAAAGTAATTGATGGAGAGGAAGCTGAGATACTGTTGAAACTCTTGACGGAGCCTGGAAGAAGATATACTAAGATATGTTTTAGTAACACAAGTTTTGGACGGGAGGCAGCACTAATTGCTCAACCAATATTATCATCCATGAAGGATCATTTAATTGAAGTAGACCTATCAGATATTGTTGCTGGAAGGCCTGAGGAGGAAGCTCTTGAAGTCATGGAAATGTTTTCATCAGCGCTTGAAGGTTCTAAACTTCGCTCTCTTAACTTGTCCTACAATGCGTTGGGTGAGAAGGGTATCAGGGCTTTTGGTGCACTTTTAAAGTCCCAGCATGATCTGGAGGAGCTTTATCTGATTAATGATGGCATCTCAGAGGAGGCTGCAATGGCAGTTCATGAGTTACTTCCTTCCACTGATAAACTAAAGGTCCTTCATTTTCATAACAACATGACTGGAGATGAAGGGGCTATAGCTATAGCTAAGATAGTGAGTAAATCCCCCCTTCTGGAGGATTTTCGATGTTCATCTACTAGGGTTGAATCTGAGGGAGGTATAGCCCTATCTACAGCACTTGGTTCATGTACTCACTTAAAGAAGCTTGATCTGCGAGACAATATGTTTGGTGTTGATGCTGGGTTGGCTTTAAGCAAGGTGTTAtctgaattttcaaatttatccgAAATTTACCTCAGTTATCTGAATTTGGAGGATGAGGGTTCTATTGCTATTTGGGATGCTCTGAAGGAGTCTGCACCATCTCTAGAAGTCTTGGATATGGCAGGAAATGAGATCACTGCTAGAGCTGCTCCAGTTCTTGCTTCCTTTATAGCTTCCAAACAGTTTCTTACCAAACTAAACTTGGCTGAGAATGAATTGAAGGATGAGGGTGCTATCTTGATTGCCAAGGCGCTGGAGGAGGGTCATGGTCAATTATGTGAAGTAGATATGAATACCAATATGATAAGAAGGGCTGGTGCCAGGTGTTTGGCCCTGGCTGTTGTAAGTAAGCCCAGCCTTAAGTTGCTAAACATCAACGGCAATTACATATCTGATGAAGGGGTTGATGAGGTGAAAGATACATTCAAGAATTGCCCCACAGTTTTGGGTCCTTTGGATGAGAATGATCCAGATGGAGAGGATTATGATAAAGAGGAAGAACAAGATGGTGATATTGAACACGATCTGGAATCCAAACTTAAGGGCCTCGAAATCAAACATGAAGACTGA
- the LOC125209101 gene encoding ribosome-recycling factor, chloroplastic, translating to MATTFSPIFYASIAPKTRTSFPGLQNALSWSASANYAKLRMAAAGVSAKPLFIKHAVKERLGVRCATLEEIEAEKSMIEEDARERMEKTIENVRSSFNSIRTGRANPAILDKIEVEYYGTPVVLKSIAQISTPDASSILVQPYDKSSLKSIEKAIIDSDLGMTPNNDGDVIRLSIPQLTSDRRKELSKVVAKQAEEGKVAIRSIRRDAIKSYEKLEKEKKLSEDNVKDLSADLQKVTDEYMKKIESIFKQKEKELLKV from the exons ATGGCGACGACCTTCTCGCCTATCTTCTATGCCTCCATTGCTCCTAAAACTCGCACCTCATTCCCAG GTTTACAAAATGCGCTTTCATGGAGTGCGTCTGCGAATTATGCCAAGCTTCGGATGGCGGCGGCAGGGGTTTCTGCGAAACCTTTATTCATCAAGCACGCAGTAAAGGAGAG ATTGGGAGTGCGGTGTGCAACTCTCGAGGAAATTGAAGCAGAGAAGTCGATGATTGAAGAAGATGCT AGAGAAAGGATGGAGAAGACTATTGAAAACGTTAGATCCAGTTTCAATTCGATTAGGACAGGGAGGGCAAATCCAGCTATACTAGACAAAATTGAG GTAGAGTATTATGGAACACCAGTTGTTTTGAAGAGCATAGCTCAGATAAGTACTCCAGATGCAAGTTCCATATTGGTGCAGCCCTACGACAAATCCAG CTTGAAGTCTATCGAGAAAGCAATTATTGATTCTGACCTTGGGATGACTCCAAATAATGACGGAGACGTTATTAGGTTGTCTATACCACAACTCACATCAGACAGGAGGAAG GAGTTGTCAAAGGTTGTGGCTAAGCAGGCTGAAGAAGGCAAG GTTGCCATAAGGAGTATTAGAAGAGATGCTATCAAATCTTATGAGAAGCTTGAGAAG GAGAAGAAGCTCTCAGAGGATAATGTGAAGGACCTGTCTGCTGATTTGCAG AAAGTGACGGATGAGTACATGAAGAAGATTGAATCAATCTTCAAACAGAAAGAGAAG GAACTGCTCAAAGTATGA
- the LOC125203909 gene encoding mavicyanin-like — protein MVKIAIIFMFFVMLCNGSSVYKVGDSAGWAVIGNLDYNKWASSKSFQPGDTFLFQYNPSYHNVLQVSRSDFHTCDATSPIATYTTGNDSIVIRSPGHYYFICGFMGHCQAGQKVDLRVPRNIGPDESPIPSPILPSNVSSIPEASADGPMAPGPSHSNGHFVVFHHALLCFGFGLLFIFI, from the exons ATGGTGAAGATTGCaataattttcatgttttttgtGATGCTATGCAATGGTTCTTCTGTCTACAAAGTTGGCGACTCGGCCGGTTGGGCCGTCATCGGCAACTTGGACTACAACAAATGGGCTTCCTCCAAGTCCTTCCAGCCTGGCGACACCTTCC TTTTCCAATACAACCCATCGTACCACAACGTGCTACAAGTGAGCCGGTCGGACTTCCACACGTGCGATGCCACATCGCCGATTGCCACCTATACAACCGGCAACGACTCAATCGTCATCCGTAGCCCGGGCCACTACTACTTCATTTGCGGGTTCATGGGCCATTGCCAGGCAGGTCAAAAGGTTGACCTAAGGGTGCCAAGAAATATAGGGCCCGACGAGAGCCCGATCCCTAGCCCGATTTTGCCCAGCAATGTATCATCCATTCCGGAGGCCTCTGCTGACGGGCCAATGGCGCCCGGCCCATCTCACAGCAATGGACATTTTGTCGTGTTTCACCATGCCCTATTATGTTTCGGTTTCGggcttttgtttatttttatttga
- the LOC125191736 gene encoding cyclin-P3-1: MQKMGTLALETNGDVCSNDYVVLGLKDFRIDSIEKPQILSLLSTLLERSVQKNERRLETLQTKDFITIFHGLRAPSLSIQQYIDRIFKYSCCSSSCFVVAYIYMDRFIEQTKSLLTSLNIHRLTITSVMLAAKFMDDAFYNNAYYARVGGVSTTEINKLEMKFLFSLDFRLHVNVQTFGKYCSILKREAKNALVERPIQSCGVEESWTNKDESTGARPFAR, from the exons ATGCAAAAAATGGGAACTTTGGCCCTCGAAACCAATGGTGATGTGTGCTCTAATGACTATGTAGTGTTGGGGCTGAAGGACTTCAGAATAGACAGCATAGAAAAGCCCCAGATTCTGTCACTTTTATCGACATTGCTAGAGAGGTCCGTACAGAAAAATGAAAGGAGACTAGAAACCTTACAAACCAAAGACTTCATCACAATATTCCACGGTTTAAGAGCGCCTTCTCTTAGCATTCAACAATACATAGATCGGATTTTTAAGTATTCGTGCTGCAGCTCTTCGTGCTTTGTTGTGGCGTACATATACATGGATAGATTCATTGAGCAAACAAAATCATTGCTTACTTCCCTGAATATTCACCGCCTCACAATCACCAGTGTAATGCTTGCTGCAAAATTCATGGATGACGC ATTCTACAATAATGCATATTATGCTCGAGTGGGAGGCGTGAGCACAACGGAGATTAACAAATTGGAGATGAAGTTCTTGTTTTCTCTAGATTTCCGGCTTCACGTCAATGTGCAGACGTTTGGTAAATATTGTTCCATCCTTAAAAGAGAAGCAAAAAACGCCCTCGTTGAGCGCCCCATCCAGTCATGCGGGGTTGAAGAGAGCTGGACGAACAAGGACGAGTCCACCGGTGCTCGACCATTTGCTAGATGA